In one window of Erwinia tasmaniensis Et1/99 DNA:
- the hpt gene encoding hypoxanthine phosphoribosyltransferase translates to MKHTVEVMISEAEIASRITELGLQISEHYRNSGSDMVLVGLLRGSFMFMADLCRAIDVSHEVDFMTASSYGNSTTSSRDVKILKDLDEDIRGKDVLIVEDIIDSGNTLSKVREILSLRGPKSMAICTLLDKPSRREVDVPVEYVGFAIPDEFVVGYGIDYAQRYRHLPYVGKVVLLDE, encoded by the coding sequence ATGAAACACACCGTAGAAGTTATGATCTCTGAGGCTGAAATCGCCTCCCGTATTACCGAATTAGGTCTGCAAATCAGTGAACACTACCGCAACAGCGGCAGCGATATGGTGCTGGTAGGCCTGCTGCGCGGCTCGTTTATGTTTATGGCCGATCTTTGCCGCGCCATCGACGTTTCTCACGAAGTCGATTTTATGACCGCTTCCAGCTACGGCAATAGCACGACCAGTTCCAGAGACGTGAAAATCCTCAAGGATTTGGACGAAGATATTCGCGGTAAAGATGTGCTGATCGTTGAGGATATTATCGATTCAGGTAATACGTTAAGCAAAGTGCGTGAAATCCTTAGCCTGCGTGGACCAAAATCAATGGCGATATGTACTCTGTTGGATAAGCCTTCAAGGCGTGAGGTGGACGTTCCGGTTGAGTACGTTGGTTTTGCCATTCCCGATGAGTTTGTGGTGGGTTACGGCATTGATTACGCCCAGCGCTATCGCCATTTGCCGTATGTGGGCAAAGTGGTACTGCTCGACGAATAG
- the can gene encoding carbonate dehydratase: MKDISTLISNNRQWSRLLKEEDPGFFERLSLAQKPRFLWIGCSDSRVPAERLTGLEPGELFVHRNVANLVVHTDLNCLSVVQYAVEVLEVEHIIICGHYGCGGVQAALENPELGLIDNWLLHIRDLWYKHSALLGELPPEKRVDKLCEINVIEQVYNLGHSTIMQSAWKRGQQVNLHGWVYGIQDGYLRDLEVSATNRETLEQRYRHGIANLLNDPDLNP, encoded by the coding sequence ATGAAAGATATCAGCACCCTTATCAGCAACAATCGCCAGTGGTCCAGACTGCTCAAAGAAGAAGATCCCGGCTTTTTTGAACGCCTGTCTTTGGCGCAAAAGCCCCGTTTTCTCTGGATTGGCTGTTCAGACAGCCGCGTACCCGCCGAGCGCCTGACCGGGCTGGAGCCGGGCGAACTGTTTGTTCACCGCAACGTCGCCAACCTTGTCGTCCACACTGATTTAAACTGCCTTTCGGTGGTGCAGTACGCGGTCGAAGTGCTGGAAGTTGAACACATTATCATCTGTGGTCACTACGGCTGCGGCGGTGTTCAGGCTGCGCTGGAAAATCCGGAACTGGGGCTGATTGACAACTGGCTGCTGCATATCCGCGATTTATGGTACAAGCATAGCGCGTTATTGGGCGAACTGCCGCCGGAGAAGCGCGTGGACAAGCTCTGTGAGATCAATGTTATCGAACAGGTCTACAACCTGGGCCACTCCACCATCATGCAGTCCGCGTGGAAGCGGGGTCAGCAGGTTAATCTTCATGGCTGGGTGTACGGCATTCAGGACGGCTACCTGCGCGACCTGGAGGTTTCGGCCACCAACCGTGAAACGCTGGAGCAGCGCTACCGCCACGGCATTGCGAATTTGCTCAACGACCCGGACCTTAATCCATAA
- a CDS encoding ABC transporter ATP-binding protein, whose protein sequence is MTYALELEKLTKTYQGGVQALRGIDLAVEAGDFYALLGPNGAGKSTTIGIISSLVNKTAGKVRVFGYDLQKDMVNAKRQLGLVPQEFNFNQFETVMQIVVSQAGLYGVEKAVALQRAEKYLTQLDLWDKRHERARMLSGGMKRRLMIARALMHEPKLLILDEPTAGVDIELRRSMWSFLQQLNAQGTTIILTTHYLEEAEMLCRNIGIIQHGELVENTSMKGLLAKLKSETFILDLAAKSPLPRLEGFQYRLTDTTTLEVEVLREQGMNSVFSQLSHQGVQVLSMRNKANRLEELFVDLVNGRKGDKA, encoded by the coding sequence ATGACTTATGCACTGGAACTTGAAAAGCTAACCAAAACCTACCAGGGCGGGGTTCAGGCGCTCAGAGGCATTGATCTTGCCGTCGAAGCCGGCGACTTCTATGCCCTGCTCGGGCCTAACGGCGCGGGTAAATCGACCACTATTGGCATCATCAGCTCGCTGGTGAATAAAACCGCCGGAAAGGTGCGTGTGTTCGGCTATGACCTGCAAAAAGATATGGTCAACGCGAAACGGCAGCTGGGGCTGGTGCCGCAGGAGTTCAATTTTAACCAGTTCGAAACCGTCATGCAGATAGTGGTGAGCCAGGCCGGATTATACGGCGTGGAAAAGGCGGTCGCGTTGCAACGGGCTGAAAAATATCTGACGCAGTTGGATTTGTGGGACAAACGTCATGAGCGCGCGCGTATGCTGTCCGGCGGCATGAAACGCCGTCTGATGATTGCCCGCGCCCTGATGCACGAACCGAAACTGCTGATCCTCGATGAACCGACCGCCGGGGTTGATATTGAGCTACGCCGCTCCATGTGGAGCTTCCTCCAGCAGCTGAATGCGCAGGGAACCACTATTATTCTCACCACGCATTATCTTGAAGAAGCGGAGATGCTGTGCCGTAACATTGGCATTATCCAGCACGGTGAGCTGGTGGAAAATACCTCGATGAAGGGGCTGCTGGCTAAACTGAAATCGGAAACGTTCATCCTCGATCTGGCTGCAAAAAGCCCGCTGCCAAGGCTAGAAGGCTTTCAGTACCGGCTAACCGATACCACAACCCTGGAGGTTGAAGTGCTGCGCGAGCAGGGGATGAACAGCGTATTTAGCCAGCTTAGCCACCAGGGCGTGCAGGTTTTAAGTATGCGCAACAAGGCAAACCGTCTTGAGGAGCTGTTTGTGGACCTGGTAAACGGCCGCAAAGGAGACAAAGCATGA
- a CDS encoding ABC transporter permease produces MTHLYWVALKSIWGKEVNRFARIWIQTLVPPVITMTLYFIIFGNLIGSRIGEMHGFSYMQFIVPGLIMMAVITNAYANVASSFFSAKFQRNIEELLVAPVPTHVIIAGYVGGGVARGVCVGVLVTAISLFFVPFHVHSWLMVAVTLLLTAILFSLAGLLNAVFARTFDDISLIPTFVLTPLTYLGGVFYSLSLLPPVWQMVSKLNPIVYMISGFRYGFLGINDVPLGFTLGVLVAFILVFYALVWGLIQRGRGLRT; encoded by the coding sequence ATGACACATTTGTATTGGGTGGCCCTGAAGAGTATCTGGGGCAAGGAAGTTAACCGTTTTGCGCGCATCTGGATCCAGACATTGGTGCCGCCGGTTATCACCATGACGCTCTACTTTATTATTTTTGGCAATTTGATCGGTTCACGCATTGGTGAAATGCACGGCTTTAGCTATATGCAGTTTATCGTGCCGGGGCTGATTATGATGGCGGTGATCACAAATGCTTACGCCAACGTGGCCTCCTCTTTCTTCAGCGCCAAATTTCAGCGCAACATCGAAGAGCTGCTGGTGGCTCCGGTGCCAACCCATGTGATTATTGCTGGCTACGTTGGCGGCGGCGTGGCGCGCGGGGTCTGCGTCGGCGTGCTGGTGACGGCGATCTCGCTGTTCTTCGTTCCGTTCCACGTACACTCATGGCTGATGGTGGCGGTGACCCTGCTGCTGACGGCGATACTGTTCTCGCTGGCGGGCCTGCTGAACGCGGTGTTTGCCCGCACCTTTGATGATATCAGCCTGATCCCGACCTTTGTGTTAACGCCGTTAACCTATCTTGGCGGCGTGTTTTATTCGCTGTCGCTGCTGCCGCCGGTGTGGCAGATGGTGTCGAAGCTGAATCCGATCGTCTATATGATAAGCGGCTTCCGCTACGGTTTTCTTGGCATAAACGACGTGCCGCTGGGGTTCACCCTCGGTGTGCTGGTGGCGTTTATTCTGGTGTTTTATGCGCTGGTGTGGGGATTGATCCAGCGTGGACGCGGGCTGCGTACCTGA
- the panD gene encoding aspartate 1-decarboxylase codes for MNRTMLQGKLHRVKVTQADLNYEGSCAIDQDFLDASGILQYEAVDIYNVNNGQRFSTYAIAAERGSKIISVNGAAARCACEGDLLIICSYVQMSDEQAREWQPKVAYFEGDNQMKRVAKAVPVQVA; via the coding sequence ATGAATCGTACTATGTTGCAGGGCAAACTCCACCGGGTGAAGGTCACTCAGGCAGACCTGAATTACGAAGGTTCCTGCGCCATCGACCAGGATTTTCTCGACGCCTCCGGCATTCTGCAATACGAGGCTGTCGATATTTATAACGTGAATAACGGCCAGCGTTTCTCCACCTACGCTATCGCCGCCGAACGCGGTTCTAAAATCATCTCGGTTAACGGCGCAGCAGCACGCTGTGCCTGTGAAGGTGACCTGCTGATTATCTGTTCTTACGTGCAGATGTCGGATGAGCAGGCGCGCGAATGGCAGCCTAAGGTGGCCTATTTCGAAGGTGATAATCAGATGAAACGCGTAGCGAAGGCGGTTCCGGTTCAGGTCGCATAA
- the panC gene encoding pantoate--beta-alanine ligase: MLIIETLPMLRREVRRWRQDGKRVALVPTMGNLHDGHMTLVDEARERADIVIVSIFVNPMQFERADDLARYPRTLQEDCEKLNRRGVDLVFSPAPADIYPHGVDGQTFVDVPSLSTLLEGASRPGHFRGVSTIVSKLFNLVQPDLACFGEKDYQQLALIRKMVADMGYDIDIIGVPTVRAKDGLALSSRNGYLTAEERKIAPLLSKVMQQIAERLGQGERHVEEMMISAENTLAENGLRADGLAIVDADTLLPLNVDSQRAVILMAAWLGKARLIDNQQVDLTQ, from the coding sequence GTGCTGATTATTGAAACCCTGCCGATGCTGCGCCGTGAAGTGCGGCGCTGGCGTCAGGATGGCAAACGTGTTGCGCTGGTTCCCACCATGGGCAACCTGCATGACGGACATATGACGCTGGTCGATGAAGCGCGCGAACGTGCGGATATCGTCATCGTCTCGATTTTTGTCAACCCGATGCAGTTTGAACGCGCTGACGATCTGGCGCGCTATCCGCGTACCCTCCAGGAGGATTGCGAAAAGCTGAATCGCCGTGGCGTTGACCTGGTGTTCTCCCCGGCTCCCGCAGATATCTACCCTCATGGGGTGGATGGACAGACCTTTGTTGATGTCCCCAGCCTGTCCACCCTGTTAGAAGGCGCAAGCCGTCCCGGCCATTTTCGCGGCGTGTCCACCATCGTCAGCAAGCTGTTTAACCTGGTGCAGCCGGATCTCGCCTGCTTCGGTGAAAAAGATTATCAGCAGCTGGCGCTGATCCGCAAAATGGTGGCGGATATGGGCTACGATATTGATATTATCGGCGTACCCACCGTGCGCGCCAAAGATGGTCTGGCGCTCAGCTCGCGCAATGGTTACCTGACGGCAGAAGAGCGCAAAATCGCCCCCCTGCTAAGTAAAGTGATGCAGCAAATCGCTGAACGGCTCGGTCAGGGAGAACGCCACGTTGAGGAGATGATGATCAGCGCTGAAAACACGCTGGCTGAAAACGGTCTGCGGGCCGATGGCCTGGCGATAGTCGATGCCGATACGCTGCTGCCGCTGAACGTTGACAGCCAGCGGGCGGTGATTTTAATGGCAGCATGGCTCGGCAAGGCACGCCTGATTGATAATCAGCAGGTCGACCTCACACAGTAG
- the panB gene encoding 3-methyl-2-oxobutanoate hydroxymethyltransferase has protein sequence MKPTTVSTLRQWKQQGEKFASITAYDFSFARLFADEGIQVMLVGDSLGMVVQGHDSTLPVTLADIVYHTEVVRRGAPAALLLADLPFMSYATPEQTFDSAARLMRAGANMVKLEGGKWLAETVKQLTERAVPVCGHLGLTPQSVNIFGGYKVQGRDAEAADLLLEDALALEAAGMQLLVLECVPVALAKRVTEALSIPVIGIGAGNATDGQILVMHDAFGITGGHIPKFAKNFLAETGDIRAAVRQYVEEVKAGSYPAEQHSFQ, from the coding sequence ATGAAACCAACTACCGTCTCGACGTTACGCCAGTGGAAACAGCAGGGGGAGAAGTTCGCCTCTATTACCGCTTATGATTTCAGCTTTGCCCGTCTGTTTGCCGATGAAGGCATCCAGGTGATGCTGGTCGGCGACTCGCTGGGCATGGTGGTACAGGGCCACGATTCGACGCTGCCGGTGACCCTGGCCGATATTGTCTATCATACCGAGGTGGTGCGCCGTGGAGCGCCCGCCGCGCTGCTGCTCGCCGATCTGCCGTTTATGAGCTACGCCACGCCGGAGCAAACCTTTGACAGCGCGGCACGGCTGATGCGCGCCGGGGCGAATATGGTTAAACTGGAAGGCGGAAAATGGCTGGCGGAAACGGTTAAACAGCTTACCGAGCGTGCCGTGCCGGTCTGCGGCCATCTCGGCCTGACGCCGCAGTCGGTGAATATTTTCGGTGGTTATAAGGTGCAGGGCCGTGACGCTGAAGCGGCCGACCTGCTGCTGGAAGATGCCCTGGCGCTTGAAGCCGCCGGTATGCAGCTGCTGGTTCTGGAGTGCGTTCCGGTCGCGCTGGCGAAACGTGTGACCGAAGCGCTGAGTATTCCGGTTATCGGCATCGGTGCCGGTAACGCCACCGATGGCCAGATCCTGGTGATGCACGATGCCTTTGGGATCACCGGCGGCCATATTCCTAAATTTGCCAAGAACTTCCTCGCCGAAACCGGAGATATTCGCGCCGCCGTGCGCCAGTATGTGGAAGAAGTCAAAGCCGGCAGCTACCCGGCCGAACAACACAGCTTTCAGTAA
- the folK gene encoding 2-amino-4-hydroxy-6-hydroxymethyldihydropteridine diphosphokinase, whose product MIRVYLALGSNLADPLHQVQCALDALAAMPDCQLVAISSLYRTPPYGPPDQPDFLNAAVALDTGLNAEALLDHTQRIELEQGRVRKAHRWGPRTLDLDIMLFGEQTLNTPRLTVPHYDMHNRAFMLMPLLEIAPSLCLPDGRRLADIFATLDSSAIRPW is encoded by the coding sequence ATGATCCGCGTTTATCTGGCGCTGGGCAGTAATTTGGCCGACCCGCTGCATCAGGTGCAATGCGCGCTTGATGCGCTGGCGGCAATGCCTGATTGTCAGCTGGTGGCCATCTCTTCCCTGTACCGCACGCCACCCTATGGCCCGCCGGATCAGCCCGATTTTCTTAACGCGGCGGTGGCGCTCGATACCGGGCTTAACGCTGAAGCGCTGCTGGACCACACCCAACGTATTGAGCTGGAACAGGGCCGCGTACGCAAAGCGCACCGCTGGGGCCCACGCACGCTAGACCTTGATATCATGCTGTTCGGTGAACAGACGCTAAACACCCCCCGCCTGACGGTGCCGCATTACGATATGCACAACCGTGCCTTTATGCTGATGCCGCTGCTGGAGATCGCCCCATCGCTCTGCCTGCCGGACGGCAGACGGCTGGCTGATATATTCGCTACCCTCGACAGCAGTGCCATTCGCCCCTGGTGA
- the pcnB gene encoding polynucleotide adenylyltransferase PcnB codes for MFTRVANFCRKVLSREEAAPAEIAEVRQVAIVPRDSHNISRKDISENALKVLYRLNKAGYEAYLVGGGVRDLLLGKKPKDFDVTTNATPDQMRKLFRNCRLVGRRFRLAHVMFGPEIIEVATFRGHHEAEQQAVDDRNSSQRDQNGMLLRDNIFGTIEDDAQRRDLTINSLYYSVADFTVRDYVGGLSDLQQGIIRMIGDPETRYREDPVRMLRVVRFAAKLDMSIAAETGEPIPRLATLLHDIPPARLFEETLKLLQAGYGHSTYLKLLEYQLFQPLFPTITRYVTEQGDSNMERMILLVLKNTDTRIHNQMRVNPAFLFAAMFWYPQLEMAQKIAQESGLVYYDAFALAMNEVLDEACRSLAIPKRITTLVRDIWQLQLRLSRRHGKRAWKLMEHPKFRAAYDLLALRAEVENNHELQRLTTWWSEFQVSAPPQQKTMMNTLGDDPAPRRRTRRPRKRVLGNARRDGGNSNSQQ; via the coding sequence ATTTTTACCCGAGTTGCTAATTTTTGCCGTAAAGTCCTTAGTCGCGAAGAAGCGGCCCCCGCCGAGATCGCGGAAGTGCGTCAGGTGGCGATCGTTCCACGTGACAGTCATAACATCTCGCGCAAGGACATCAGTGAAAATGCCCTCAAGGTGCTGTATCGCCTGAATAAAGCGGGATACGAAGCCTATCTGGTTGGCGGCGGCGTGCGCGATCTGCTGCTGGGTAAAAAGCCGAAAGACTTTGATGTGACCACCAACGCCACGCCGGATCAGATGCGCAAGCTGTTCCGCAACTGCCGTCTGGTGGGCCGCCGCTTCCGCCTCGCCCACGTCATGTTCGGCCCGGAAATTATCGAGGTCGCCACCTTCCGTGGCCACCACGAAGCCGAACAGCAGGCTGTTGACGATCGTAACAGCTCACAGCGCGACCAGAACGGCATGCTGCTGCGGGATAATATTTTCGGCACGATTGAAGATGACGCCCAGCGCCGCGATCTGACGATCAACAGCCTCTATTACAGCGTTGCCGATTTCACGGTGCGTGATTATGTTGGTGGCCTGAGCGATCTGCAGCAGGGCATCATCCGCATGATCGGCGACCCGGAAACCCGCTACCGTGAAGACCCGGTACGCATGCTGCGCGTGGTGCGCTTTGCCGCCAAGCTGGACATGAGCATCGCCGCCGAGACCGGGGAACCCATCCCGCGTCTGGCCACCCTGCTGCACGATATTCCCCCTGCGCGTCTGTTTGAAGAGACGCTGAAGTTGCTACAGGCCGGTTATGGTCACAGCACCTACCTCAAGCTGCTTGAATACCAGCTGTTCCAGCCGCTGTTCCCGACGATTACGCGCTACGTCACGGAACAGGGTGACAGTAATATGGAGCGGATGATCCTGCTGGTGCTGAAAAATACCGATACGCGCATCCATAACCAGATGCGCGTTAATCCGGCCTTCCTGTTTGCCGCGATGTTCTGGTATCCCCAGCTGGAAATGGCGCAGAAAATTGCCCAGGAGAGTGGCCTCGTCTATTACGATGCCTTCGCACTGGCGATGAATGAAGTGCTGGATGAAGCCTGTCGCTCTCTGGCGATCCCTAAACGCATTACCACACTGGTGCGCGATATCTGGCAGCTGCAGCTGCGCCTGTCACGCCGCCACGGTAAACGTGCGTGGAAGCTGATGGAGCACCCTAAATTCCGCGCCGCCTACGATCTGCTGGCGCTGCGTGCCGAAGTGGAAAATAACCACGAGCTGCAGCGGCTTACGACCTGGTGGAGCGAATTCCAGGTCTCCGCACCGCCGCAGCAGAAGACGATGATGAACACCCTCGGTGACGATCCGGCCCCGCGCCGCCGCACCCGCCGCCCACGCAAGCGTGTACTCGGCAACGCACGCCGTGACGGCGGCAACAGCAACAGCCAGCAATGA
- the gluQRS gene encoding tRNA glutamyl-Q(34) synthetase GluQRS: MSASYIGRFAPSPSGDLHFGSLIAALGSYLQARAQRGVWLVRIEDLDPPREVPGAAARILQQLEDYGLEWDGEVLWQSQRHEAYRAALDQLQQQGKSYYCTCPRRRIQQRGGLYDGHCRELLHGPEQAAMRLKVDNPVFTFHDRLRGRVQTDPQLAQEDFIIHRRDGLFAYNLAVVVDDHFQGITEVVRGADLIEPTVRQITLYQQLGWLAPHHLHLPLAINHDGNKLSKQNHAPPLPAGDPRPSLVQALRFLGQTAGDDWRDLTPAALLRQAIIDWQQAKIPRNNAMLTDTATSAFSNGSL; this comes from the coding sequence ATGTCAGCATCCTATATCGGGCGTTTCGCCCCATCCCCCTCCGGCGACCTGCATTTTGGCTCCCTGATTGCTGCCTTAGGCAGTTACCTTCAGGCGCGCGCGCAGCGCGGCGTCTGGCTGGTTCGCATCGAAGATCTCGACCCACCGCGTGAGGTGCCCGGCGCGGCAGCGCGTATTTTGCAGCAGCTGGAAGACTACGGTCTTGAGTGGGACGGCGAGGTGCTATGGCAATCGCAACGCCACGAGGCCTATCGCGCAGCCCTTGACCAGCTTCAGCAACAGGGAAAGAGCTATTACTGCACCTGCCCTCGTCGCCGCATTCAGCAGCGCGGCGGGCTGTATGACGGCCACTGCCGGGAGCTGCTCCATGGCCCTGAGCAGGCCGCCATGCGTCTTAAAGTGGACAACCCGGTATTCACTTTTCACGACAGGCTGCGCGGACGCGTCCAGACTGACCCGCAGCTGGCGCAGGAAGATTTTATCATTCATCGCCGGGATGGACTGTTTGCTTATAACCTGGCGGTCGTGGTGGATGACCATTTTCAGGGCATCACGGAAGTGGTACGCGGTGCGGATTTAATTGAGCCAACGGTGCGGCAAATCACGCTTTATCAGCAGCTTGGCTGGCTCGCGCCGCACCATTTACATCTGCCGCTGGCAATCAATCACGACGGTAATAAACTGTCGAAGCAAAATCATGCGCCACCGTTACCGGCTGGCGATCCGCGCCCGTCGCTGGTGCAGGCCCTGCGTTTTCTCGGCCAGACTGCAGGCGATGACTGGCGCGATTTAACGCCCGCCGCGCTGTTACGGCAGGCAATTATCGACTGGCAGCAGGCTAAAATCCCCAGAAACAACGCTATGCTGACTGATACGGCGACTTCGGCATTCTCAAATGGCTCACTCTGA
- the dksA gene encoding RNA polymerase-binding protein DksA: MQEGQSRKTSSLSILAIAGVEPYQEKPGEEYMNEAQLEHFKKILEAWRNQLRDEVDRTVTHMQDEAANFPDPVDRAAQEEEFSLELRNRDRERKLIKKIEKTLKKVEDDDFGYCESCGVEIGIRRLEARPTADLCIDCKTLAEIREKQMAG, translated from the coding sequence ATGCAAGAAGGGCAAAGCCGTAAAACTTCGTCACTGAGTATTCTCGCCATCGCTGGGGTGGAGCCGTATCAAGAGAAGCCTGGCGAAGAGTATATGAATGAAGCCCAGCTGGAGCACTTCAAGAAAATTCTTGAAGCGTGGCGTAATCAGCTTCGGGACGAAGTCGATCGTACGGTCACACATATGCAGGACGAAGCTGCAAACTTCCCGGATCCGGTCGACCGTGCCGCTCAGGAAGAAGAGTTCAGTCTTGAACTGCGTAACCGCGACCGCGAGCGCAAGTTGATTAAAAAGATTGAGAAGACCCTGAAAAAGGTTGAAGACGACGATTTTGGCTACTGTGAATCCTGTGGCGTTGAAATCGGTATCCGTCGTCTTGAAGCGCGTCCTACCGCCGATCTGTGCATCGACTGTAAAACGCTGGCGGAAATCCGCGAAAAGCAGATGGCTGGCTAA
- the sfsA gene encoding DNA/RNA nuclease SfsA — MEFSPALRPARLVKRYKRFLADVITPEGEALTLHCANTGAMTGCATPGDTVWYSTSASPTRKYPHSWELTETQQGHWICVNTLRANGSVREALIAGQIAELTGYPTLLSEVKYGSEKSRIDFLLQADNRRNCYIEVKSVTLLQQGKGYFPDAVTTRGQKHLRELSHIAQSGQRAVLLYAVLHSGIDHVLPAKHIDARYAELLEQARQNGVEVLCYKAQLSPHGIVLQGALKGEL; from the coding sequence ATGGAATTTAGTCCCGCTTTGCGCCCCGCGCGGCTGGTGAAACGCTACAAACGCTTTCTGGCTGACGTGATAACTCCGGAGGGAGAAGCGCTGACCCTTCACTGTGCCAATACCGGGGCGATGACCGGCTGCGCCACGCCGGGCGATACCGTCTGGTATTCCACATCGGCCAGCCCGACGCGAAAATACCCGCACAGCTGGGAGCTAACGGAGACACAACAGGGGCACTGGATTTGCGTTAATACGCTACGCGCCAACGGATCCGTGCGTGAAGCGCTGATCGCCGGACAGATTGCCGAGCTGACGGGTTACCCAACGCTGCTGTCTGAAGTGAAGTACGGCAGTGAAAAAAGTCGCATTGATTTCCTGTTACAGGCAGATAATCGCCGCAACTGCTATATTGAAGTCAAATCGGTAACCCTGTTGCAGCAGGGTAAAGGATACTTCCCGGATGCGGTGACTACACGCGGGCAGAAGCATCTGCGCGAACTGAGTCATATCGCTCAATCCGGCCAGCGTGCGGTGCTGCTTTACGCCGTGCTGCATTCGGGTATTGATCACGTTTTGCCCGCGAAACATATTGATGCGCGTTATGCCGAATTGCTGGAACAGGCGCGTCAAAATGGTGTCGAAGTTCTATGCTATAAGGCGCAATTATCCCCGCACGGGATCGTGCTACAGGGTGCGCTGAAAGGGGAGTTGTAA